A genomic region of Trifolium pratense cultivar HEN17-A07 linkage group LG3, ARS_RC_1.1, whole genome shotgun sequence contains the following coding sequences:
- the LOC123916083 gene encoding protein PSK SIMULATOR 1-like yields MGGLCSKSTKSDKVFAKKKEHYGDNHKSGVGGGNKNNHKHTSDLTSAKEGIDKKKEEEAVAAAIASGTSHDDFYDGIPRYADSFSHKSRSVRSRQAAVAKVSEVSSRLGRAGTKGFGKAVDVLDTLGSSMTNLNSGGGFAYGAVTKGNEVGILAFEVANTIVKGFTLMESLSTKNIKHLKEEVLKLEGIQDLVSKDMDELLRIVAADKRDELKVFSDEVIRFGNRSKDPQWHNLDRYFEKISRELNSQRQTKEEAELLMQHLMSLVQHTAELYHELHALDRFAQDYQHKRDEEDNPSAAHSGDSLSILKAELRSQKKHVKHLKKKSLWSRSLEEVMEKLVDIVHFLHLEINKAFGSDDGRKPFIQSKSNRQRLGPAGLSLHYANIVLQMDTLVARSGSMPANTRDTLYQGLPPNIKLTLRSKLPTFHVAEELTVANIKQEMEKTLHWLVPIATNTAKAHHGFGWVGEWASTGSDLNKKTAKNDVMRIETFHHADKEKVENYILELLLWLHRLAVKSKAGSDVGELKSAIKSPVGTVLQKTNQQSTNVVSPLLTTDEQIMLKDVSNKIPVRGMNKSKSLDFDSVKTALTDNSKLIKSNSYSTSRNKELSYNRICSKVPVIDFGIDKKRALDVIDRVNVVR; encoded by the exons ATGGGGGGTCTTTGTTCTAAGTCTACAAAAAGTGACAAGGTGTTTGCTAAAAAGAAAGAACATTATGGTGATAATCATAAATCTGGTGTTGGTGGTGGTAATAAGAATAATCATAAGCATACTAGTGATTTGACAAGTGCAAAGGAGGGAATTGATAAGAAAAAGGAGGAAGAAGCTGTTGCTGCTGCTATTGCTTCTGGAACTAGTCATGATGATTTCTATGATGGAATTCCACGCTATGCTGATTCTTTTTCACATAAGTCTAGGTCAGTAAGATCAAGGCAAGCTGCTGTTGCTAAG GTCTCAGAGGTGAGTTCACGCCTAGGCAGAGCTGGCACTAAAGGATTCGGGAAAGCGGTTGATGTTCTGGACACACTTGGGAGTAGTATGACAAATTTAAATTCTGGTGGCGGCTTTGCATATGGAGCTGTAACAAAGGGGAATGAAGTTGGTATTTTAGCATTTGAGGTTGCAAACACTATTGTCAAGGGTTTTACACTCATGGAATCTCTTtcgacaaaaaatattaaacatttGAAAGAAGAAGTGCTTAAGTTAGAAGGTATTCAAGATTTAGTATCAAAGGATATGGACGAACTTCTAAGGATTGTTGCTGCAGACAAGAG GGATGAATTGAAAGTGTTTTCTGATGAGGTGATACGTTTTGGAAATCGTTCAAAGGATCCTCAGTGGCACAACTTGGATCGATACTTTGAGAA aattaGCAGAGAACTTAATTCTCAAAGACAAACAAAGGAGGAGGCAGAATTATTAATGCAGCATTTGATGAGTTTAGTTCAACATACGGCG GAATTATACCACGAGTTACATGCTTTGGATAGATTTGCTCAAGATTATCAGCATAAGCGTGACGAGGAGGACAATCCAAGTGCAGCTCATAGCG GTGACAGCCTTTCAATCTTGAAGGCAGAACTTAGAAGTCAAAAGAAGCACGTTAAGCATTTGAAGAAGAAGTCGCTATGGTccagaagtttggaggag GTTATGGAGAAGCTTGTAGACATAGTTCACTTTTTGCATTTGGAGATAAATAAAGCCTTTGGCAGTGACG ATGGACGTAAACCATTTATTCAATCCAAAAGCAATCGCCAAAGATTGGGTCCTGCAGGCCTCTCTTTGCATTATGCAAATATAGTGCTCCAAATGGATACTCTA GTAGCTAGATCCGGTTCTATGCCTGCAAATACAAGGGACACATTATATCAGGGCTTACCTCctaatataaaattaactttGCGTTCCAAATTACCTACGTTTCATGTTGCAGAAGAG CTCACTGTAGCAAATATTAAACAGGAGATGGAGAAAACTTTGCATTGGTTGGTTCCGATTGCTACAAACACAGCCAA AGcacatcatggttttggttggGTTGGGGAGTGGGCAAGCACTGG TTCTGATCTAAATAAGAAAACCGCGAAGAATGATGTAATGCGAATTGAAACATTTCACCATGCAGATAAAGAAAAAGTAGAAAACTATATTCTTGAACTTCTCTTGTGGCTTCACCGATTGGCAGTCAAAAGTAAAGCCGGGAGTGATGTTGGAGAATTAAAGTCTGCCATCAAGTCTCCCGTTGGCACTGTCCTGcaaaaaacaaatcaacaatCTACAAATGTCGTATCGCCATTGCTAACAACAGACGAGCAGATCATGCTGAAAGATGTAAGTAACAAAATTCCTGTTAGAGGGATGAATAAAAGTAAAAGCTTGGACTTTGACAGTGTGAAAACGGCGTTGACAGATAACAGCAAACTGATTAAAAGTAACAGTTACTCAACAAGTAGAAACAAGGAATTGTCTTATAACAGAATTTGCTCTAAGGTTCCTGTGATTGATTTTGGTATTGACAAAAAGAGAGCATTGGATGTGATTGACAGAGTAAATGTGGTCAGATAA
- the LOC123916084 gene encoding probable magnesium transporter NIPA6 isoform X1 encodes MSSSNLTGFVLAVISSAFIGSSFIIKKKGLQLARVNGPSASVGGYGYLLQPLWWVGMVTMIVGEIANFIAYIYAPAVLVTPLGALSIIVSAVLAHFLLKEKLLKMGMLGCLICILGSTIIVLHAPQEMSLSSVQQIWKLAIQPAFLMYTASAIAITLFLVLYCAPRYGQTNILVYIGICSIIGSLTVMSVKAIGIAIKLTLEGANQIFYFQTWIFTMVAITCIIVQLNYLNMALDNFNTAVVSPIYYALFTAFTILASAIMFKDYSGQSIGSVVSELCGFVTILSGTILLHSTREPDPQDNIDLCTPLSPSVSWYIGNNESRKHKEEDVSPFNLIAIIRQDHFK; translated from the exons ATGAGCTCCAGCAATTTAACTGGCTTCGTGTTGGCAGTGATTTCCAGTGCTTTCATTGGTTCCAGCTTCATCATCAAGAAAAAGGGTCTTCAACTTGCAAGAGTCAACGGCCCTTCTGCAA GTGTTGGTGGGTATGGTTATTTGCTTCAACCTCTCTGGTGGGTCGGAATGGTTACCA TGATTGTTGGAGAGATAGCGAATTTCATAGCATACATTTACGCTCCTGCTGTGCTTGTTACTCCATTAGGTGCTTTGAGTATTATTGTTAG tgctgttttggcacatttccTCTTGAAGGAAAAGCTACTGAAAATGGGCATGTTGGGGTGTCTTATATGCATTCTAGGATCCACTATTATTGTACTCCATGCACCGCAAGAGATGTCGCTTAGTTCTGTACAACAGATATGGAAATTGGCCATTCAACCTg CATTTCTCATGTACACGGCCTCTGCAATTGCCATAACATTGTTCTTGGTTTTGTATTGCGCTCCTCGCTATGGCCAAACTAATATTTTGGTTTATATCGGAATTTGCTCTATAATTGGGTCTTTGACC GTTATGAGTGTAAAAGCAATTGGCATTGCCATAAAGCTTACATTAGAAGGTGCAAACCAGATTTTCTATTTTCAGACATGGATATTTACAATGGTTGCTATCACCTGTATCATTGTCCAACTTAATTACCTTAATATG GCATTGGATAACTTTAACACAGCAGTTGTTTCTCCAATCTATTATGCATTGTTCACAGCTTTTACAATATTAGCCAGTGCAATTATGTTTAAG GACTATTCTGGTCAAAGTATAGGCAGTGTTGTGTCAGAGCTATGTGGTTTCGTAACTATTTTATCTGGAACAATTCTATTGCATAGTACAAGAGAGCCAGATCCTCAAGACAATATAG ATTTATGCACACCATTGTCTCCAAGTGTATCATGGTATATTGGCAACAATGAATCCCGGAAACACAAGGAGGAGGATGTGTCACCGTTTAACTTAATAGCAATTATACGACAAGATCATTTCAAGTAA
- the LOC123916084 gene encoding probable magnesium transporter NIPA7 isoform X2 — translation MSSSNLTGFVLAVISSAFIGSSFIIKKKGLQLARVNGPSASVGGYGYLLQPLWWVGMVTMIVGEIANFIAYIYAPAVLVTPLGALSIIVSAVLAHFLLKEKLLKMGMLGCLICILGSTIIVLHAPQEMSLSSVQQIWKLAIQPAFLMYTASAIAITLFLVLYCAPRYGQTNILVYIGICSIIGSLTALDNFNTAVVSPIYYALFTAFTILASAIMFKDYSGQSIGSVVSELCGFVTILSGTILLHSTREPDPQDNIDLCTPLSPSVSWYIGNNESRKHKEEDVSPFNLIAIIRQDHFK, via the exons ATGAGCTCCAGCAATTTAACTGGCTTCGTGTTGGCAGTGATTTCCAGTGCTTTCATTGGTTCCAGCTTCATCATCAAGAAAAAGGGTCTTCAACTTGCAAGAGTCAACGGCCCTTCTGCAA GTGTTGGTGGGTATGGTTATTTGCTTCAACCTCTCTGGTGGGTCGGAATGGTTACCA TGATTGTTGGAGAGATAGCGAATTTCATAGCATACATTTACGCTCCTGCTGTGCTTGTTACTCCATTAGGTGCTTTGAGTATTATTGTTAG tgctgttttggcacatttccTCTTGAAGGAAAAGCTACTGAAAATGGGCATGTTGGGGTGTCTTATATGCATTCTAGGATCCACTATTATTGTACTCCATGCACCGCAAGAGATGTCGCTTAGTTCTGTACAACAGATATGGAAATTGGCCATTCAACCTg CATTTCTCATGTACACGGCCTCTGCAATTGCCATAACATTGTTCTTGGTTTTGTATTGCGCTCCTCGCTATGGCCAAACTAATATTTTGGTTTATATCGGAATTTGCTCTATAATTGGGTCTTTGACC GCATTGGATAACTTTAACACAGCAGTTGTTTCTCCAATCTATTATGCATTGTTCACAGCTTTTACAATATTAGCCAGTGCAATTATGTTTAAG GACTATTCTGGTCAAAGTATAGGCAGTGTTGTGTCAGAGCTATGTGGTTTCGTAACTATTTTATCTGGAACAATTCTATTGCATAGTACAAGAGAGCCAGATCCTCAAGACAATATAG ATTTATGCACACCATTGTCTCCAAGTGTATCATGGTATATTGGCAACAATGAATCCCGGAAACACAAGGAGGAGGATGTGTCACCGTTTAACTTAATAGCAATTATACGACAAGATCATTTCAAGTAA